From the genome of Globicephala melas chromosome 14, mGloMel1.2, whole genome shotgun sequence, one region includes:
- the POPDC3 gene encoding popeye domain-containing protein 3: MERNSSLWKNLIDEHPVCTIWKQEAEGAIYHLASILFVVGFMGGSGFFGLLYVFSLLGLGFLCSAIWAWVDVCAADIFSWNFILFVICFMRFVHIAYQVHSITFAREFQLLYSSLFQPLGTSLPDFRTIAMSSEVVTLEKEHCYAMQGKTSIDKLSLLVSGRIRVTVDGEFLHYIFPFQFLDSPEWDSLKPTEEGIFQVTLTAETDCRYVSWRRKKLYLLLAQHRYISRLFSVLIGSDIADKLYALNDRVYIGKRYHYDIRLPNFYQMSSPEMSRSTLTEHFQNSRRHCDK, translated from the exons ATGGAAAGAAATTCAAGTTTATGGAAGAACCTAATAGATGAACACCCCGTCTGCACCATCTGGAAGCAAGAGGCCGAAGGAGCCATCTATCATCTTGCCAGTATCTTATTTGTAGTAGGTTTCATGGGTGGCAGTGGATTCTTCGGGCTCCTTTACGTCTTCAGTTTGCTGGGGTTGGGTTTCCTCTGTTCTGCTATCTGGGCTTGGGTAGATGTCTGTGCAGCTGACATATTTTCCTGGAATTTTATATTGTTTGTCATCTGCTTCATGCGGTTCGTTCACATCGCCTATCAAGTTCACAGCATAACCTTTGCGCGAGAATTTCAGCTGTTGTACAGCTccctcttccagcctctggggACCTCTTTGCCTGACTTCAGAACTATTGCTATGAGCTCAGAAGTGGTTACTTTGGAAAAGGAGCACTGTTATGCCATGCAGGGGAAAACCTCCATTGACAAACTCTCCCTGCTTGTTTCAGGAAG GATCAGAGTGACAGTTGATGGCGAATTTCTGCATTACATCTTCCCCTTCCAGTTCCTGGATTCTCCTGAATGGGACTCACTGAAACCCACAGAGGAAGGCATTTTTCAG GTAACGCTCACAGCAGAAACTGACTGTCGATATGTGTCCTGGAGGAGAAAGAAATTGTACTTGCTCTTGGCTCAGCATCGTTACATCTCCCGcctgttttcagttttaattgGCAGTGACATTGCAGATAAACTCTATGCCTTGAATGACAGGGTATACATAGGAAAAAGATACCATTACGATATCCGGTTACCCAACTTCTATCAAATGTCAAGTCCTGAAATGTCCAGATCAACCCTGACAGAACATTTTCAGAATTCCAGACGACATTGTGATAAATGA